The following are encoded in a window of Spea bombifrons isolate aSpeBom1 chromosome 2, aSpeBom1.2.pri, whole genome shotgun sequence genomic DNA:
- the SUPT20H gene encoding transcription factor SPT20 homolog: MQQTLELALDRAEYVIESARQRPPKRKHSSGGRKSVFHKLYDLYIEECEKEPEIKMLRRNVNLLEKLVMQETLSCLVVNLYPGNEGYSLMLRGKNGSDSETIRLPYEEGELLDYLDAEELPPILVDLLEKSQVNIFHCGCVITEIRDYRQSGNMKSPTYQTRHVLLRPTMQTLVSDIHAITSDNHKWTQEDKLLLESQLILATTEPLCLDPSISVTCTANRLLFNKQKMNTCPMRRCLKRYSRPSLNRQQELSSCPTPPQLKLLDYLQKRKERKPTMPQYDLKISKSGNCIDTWKQNPCLLTAPSEVDVEKYAKVEKSIKLDDSQPTVWPADEMKEDYLFELESGSPFQKAKLTVFQNVGNPLYYGRMQTYKSDEENDNRLSPSQFLIGSKIDIDRVVSQYHDVFENEAKTFVKMTHNVGGTVSHSQLSPGSEIESDSISGSIQSSVLGKGVKHRPPPIKLPATSGNSSTGNIFSPQQASGHLKSTTPPPSKPPGISRKQSAEHNQISMVSPVAMSPAGSSQRSGTPKPSTPTPTNTPSSTPHPPDALNSTPLTPSATPTPQDPSYNSQPALLTQFAQQQMSLGQGLPVMTIPLSTMVTTITTGTSSTQVMTNPAGLNFINVVGSVCGPQTLMSGSNTMLGCNTGAITPTGINLSGILPSGGLVPGSLPAAMQSASQAGGPFGLKNTPGLRPLNLLQLPGASLIFNPMHQQQPQLSHFSPQQSQQAASSSPQQQGDQLSLIPAGMDQGASSQDQTLSAQQAAVINLTGVGSFVPPQAAVAILATSNAANGYGTSPSGTTTPPGSFRQSVKK; the protein is encoded by the exons gaAATCTGTATTTCATAAGCTGTACGACCTGTATATAGAAGAATGTGAAAAAGAACCAGAGATAAAG atgTTAAGGAGAAATGTGAATTTGCTGGAGAAGTTAGTGATGCAGGAGACTCTCTCCTGTTTGGTGGTGAACCTGTATCCTGGAAATGAAGGCTACTCCCTCATGCTGCGGGGCAAAAATGGGTCAG ATTCTGAAACCATCAGGCTTCCCTATGAAGAGGGGGAGCTTTTGGATTATCTGGATGCAGAAGAGCTTCCACCAATTTTAGTTGATCTTCTTGAAAAATCTCAG GTCAATATTTTCCATTGTGGGTGCGTTATAACTGAAATCCGTGATTACAGACAGTCTGGAAATATGAAATCACCAACATACCAAACAAGGCATGTTCTTTTACGACCTACAATGCAG ACTTTGGTGTCAGACATACATGCCATAACCAGTGACAACCATAAGTGGACACAG GAAGATAAGCTTTTGCTAGAGAGCCAGTTAATCTTAGCGACAACAGAACCTTTATGTCTGGATCCCTCTATATCTGTTACCTGCACTGCAAACCGTCTGTTGTTCAACAAGCAGAAGATGAATACGTGTCCCATGAGGAG GTGTCTGAAGAGGTACTCAAGACCATCACTAAACAGACAGCAGGAGTTATCAAGCTGTCCTACTCCACCACAGCTCAAGCTTCTAGATTACCTACAGAAGAGAAAGGAACGGAAACCCACAATGCCTCAATATGACCTTAAAATATCCAAGAGTGGAAAT TGCATTGACACATGGAAACAAAATCCTTGCTTGTTAACAGCGCCATCAGAAGTTGAT gttgaaaaatatgcaaaagtTGAAAAATCTATTAAACTTGATGACTCGCAACCTACTGTCTGGCCAGCAGAC GAGATGAAAGAAGATTATCTCTTTGAATTGGAAAGTGGCAGTCCGTTCCAGAAAGCAAAATTGACTGTTTTCCAAAACGTGGGAAATCCTCTATACTATGGGAGAATGCAGACTTACAAGAGCGATGAAGAGAATGACAACCGCTTATCACCATCTCA aTTTCTGATCGGATCCAAGATTGACATAGACAG GGTGGTCAGTCAGTACCATGATGTGTTTGAGAATGAAGCCAAAACTTTTGTAAAGATGACTCACAATGTAGGAGGCACGGTCAGTCATAGCCAGCTTTCTCCAGGAAGTGAAATAGAG TCTGACAGTATCTCGGGGTCAATACAATCTTCTGTACTGGGCAAAGGTGTCAAGCACCGACCACCACCCATTAAACTTCCTGCAACCTCTGGAAACAGTTCAACAG GTAATATTTTTAGTCCACAGCAAGCAAGTGGCCACCTCAAATCTACAACACCCCCGCCTTCTAAGCCACCCGGTATCTCTCGGAAACAATCTGCAGAGCATAATCAAATCAGCATGGTTTCCCCTGTTGCAATGTCACCTGCCGGCTCGTCACAAA GATCTGGAACTCCCAAACCATCTACTCCTACACCAACCAACACCCCATCATCGACACCGCACCCACCTGATGCTCTGAATTCAACTCCTCTCACCCCTTCTGCCACCCCCACACCCCAAGACCCAAGTTATAATTCCCAACCTGCTTTGTTAACACAGTTTGCTCAGCAGCAAATGTCTTTGGGTCAGGGATTACCTGTTATGACCATTCCACTGTCCACCATGGTCACCACTATCACCACAGGAACCTCCTCCACTCAAGTCATGACTAACCCTGCTGGACTTAACTTCATCAATGTAGTGGGCTCTGTGTG TGGCCCACAGACATTGATGAGTGGCTCAAATACCATGCTGGGGTGTAATACTGGTGCCATAACCCCCACAGGCATTAATCTGAGTGGCATTTTACCATCAGGAGGCCTGGTGCCGGGTTCACTGCCGGCTGCCATGCAGTCTGCCTCTCAGGCAG GTGGCccatttggtttaaaaaatacaccAGGGTTGAGGCCATTAAATCTGCTACAG CTTCCCGGGGCTTCGCTCATATTCAACCCAATGCATCAACAACAGCCACAACTGTCTCACTTTTCACCTCAACAGTCTCAGCAAGCAGCATCTTCTAGTCCTCAGCAGCAGGGTGATCAGTTGAGCCTCATACCAGCG GGAATGGACCAAGGTGCTAGCAGCCAAGATCAGACGTTATCTGCACAACAAGCAGCTGTTATTAACCTTACAGGAGTAGGGAGCTTTGTGCCACCGCAAGCAGCTG TTGCGATTCTTGCGACATCAAATGCAGCAAATGGCTATGGCACCAGCCCAAGCGGTACCACCACTCCCCCGGGCTCATTCAGACAGTCTGTCAAGAAGTAG